The following are encoded in a window of Drosophila simulans strain w501 chromosome 3L, Prin_Dsim_3.1, whole genome shotgun sequence genomic DNA:
- the LOC6737222 gene encoding proteoglycan 4 has translation MEKAKGWLLMTATVLLLLSLLASTDAALPFKKVSIAKTPASTSSTTSTTSTTTEAPAVEEEEVEEEQPVPTADGGDNSKSDNGTLSKNSKLTGIPQIDYIWDPNLPRELRGYNLSTYPFLSTVPPMDEIHFKCEGLHDGFYASIEYKCQIYHHCVYGIRHDFLCANFTAFDQRTFICHFASDVDCEGSQKYWNRNDELYMATTTTSTSTTTTPAPPTQPPAPRRRPQRPQRPLRRPYNRRPIDDYYYEDQDQYEDDYYEERPVRRPKPRPRQRKPQVEPEYDDEYDDKRAEAKKPIRRNRNRYRDEEEALEEDYDERPSKRPRGKPTAGTAGRKISPRKPGRVEERRSFNEDRPLGRRRSEKDRTTPSSALDDLDEYEKPYNGADQVEAAEEQTPQKVKTTPKPLTEFITPKAAAASVYARPRAPPRIARPVPINEKKKFSYPVQKITATTQAPSNSAQEEEDYPEEQVEEDYEQPPVRSTPRRRTPASRAEQKPTRTTLRKPVTDKKPVDEEYDEPAEPEPLRKRKRPLAPRSRVPAADVDFEDEEYEESPAPVSTAAPLRNQRLRAKTTTRKPTAPPRPRKPIVEEEEELEHPVEAVEEEAPAPRSRANSLSGRNGGAGFSQRPSSVRVVKRPFLPSRGGSPYLPRGLQPVGVALKPLPTTDSTPIDMGSTISGVRLLEHGAPLLRGNPDSGEDDGEDAPPSPSPPRTTLPPRSALPATPKRVEPQRPKLNLDELYENDYDVTLNDALDPTLKPLSPQHPHPHSHQLPYQQQQQQSQRQYATAYNPFAYQPAYQSPTSASASAPASASQAASYHSDSYFSSTDIRRRAIVPAQTARPHRLEYAAAGGAAGGPSSGGAVSGSGVSRSHQPLGGRIAQHFYDDFAY, from the exons ATGGAAAAAGCCAAAGGCTGGCTGTTAATGACAGCAACAG tgctgctgctgctgagccTGTTGGCCTCCACAGATGCCGCCCTGCCCTTCAAGAAGGTGTCCATTGCCAAGACACCCGCCTCAAcgagcagcaccaccagcaccaccagcaccacgacGGAAGCGCCGgccgtcgaggaggaggaagtggaggaggagcagccagtgCCCACCGCTGATGGTGGCGATAATAGCAAG TCGGACAATGGCACTCTGTCGAAGAACTCCAAGCTGACTGGCATCCCGCAGATCGACTACATCTGGGATCCCAATTTGCCCAGGGAACTGAGAGG CTACAACCTGTCGACTTATCCCTTTCTGTCCACTGTGCCGCCCATGGACGAGATTCACTTCAAGTGCGAGGGGCTGCACGACGGCTTCTATGCCTCCATCGAGTACAAGTGTCAG ATCTATCACCACTGCGTCTATGGCATAAGACACGACTTTCTGTGCGCCAACTTCACGGCCTTCGACCAGCGCACCTTCATCTGCCACTTTGCATCCGATGTGGACTGCGAGGGATCCCAGAAGTACTGGAACAG AAACGATGAACTCTATATGGCCACCACTACCACGTCGACAAGTACCACAACTACGCCAGCGCCACCCACTCAGCCTCCTGCACCTCGTCGTCGCCCTCAGAGACCACAGCGTCCGCTGAGACGACCCTACAATCGCAGACCCATCGATGACTACTACTACGAGGATCAGGATCAGTACGAGGATGATTACTACGAGGAGCGTCCCGTGCGACGGCCCAAGCCAAGACCACGTCAAAGGAAGCCCCAAGTGGAGCCGGAGTACGATGATGAGTACGATGACAAGCGGGCGGAGGCAAAGAAACCCATCAGGCGCAATAGGAATCGTTACCGCGATGAGGAGGAGGCACTGGAGGAGGACTATGACGAGCGGCCAAGTAAAAGACCAAGAGGAAAACCCACTGCAGGAACGGCGGGTCGAAAGATATCTCCCAGGAAACCAGGTCGAGTGGAGGAACGGCGCAGCTTCAACGAAGATCGTCCGTTGGGAAGGAGACGTAGTGAAAAGGATAGGACAACTCCATCATCTGCTCTGGACGACCTGGATGAATATGAAAAACCCTATAACGGTGCAGATCAGGTGGAGGCCGCTGAGGAGCAAACGCCCCAAAAGGTGAAGACTACTCCGAAGCCATTGACAGAATTTATTACTCCGAAGGCGGCAGCCGCTTCCGTTTATGCTCGTCCACGAGCTCCACCAAGGATTGCGCGACCTGTTCCCATAAATGAGAAGAAGAAGTTCTCCTATCCAGTGCAAAAGATCACGGCCACCACACAGGCACCATCCAATAGTGCCCAAGAGGAGGAGGACTATCCTGAAGAGCAGGTGGAGGAGGACTACGAACAGCCTCCAGTTAGAAGCACTCCCCGCAGACGTACGCCAGCATCTCGAGCTGAGCAAAAGCCCACCAGAACCACTTTGCGAAAACCAGTAACAGACAAAAAGCCCGTCGATGAGGAGTATGATGAGCCGGCGGAGCCAGAACCTCTGCGGAAGCGCAAGCGTCCCTTGGCTCCCAGGTCCCGTGTCCCAGCAGCAGATGTGGACTTCGAGGATGAGGAGTACGAGGAGAGCCCAGCGCCCGTTTCCACAGCAGCTCCCTTGAGAAACCAGAGACTGAGAGCCAAGACAACTACCCGGAAGCCCACAGCGCCACCACGTCCACGCAAACCAATCGtagaggaggaagaggagctGGAGCATCCAGTGGAAGCCGTCGAGGAGGAAGCACCTGCACCCAGATCGCGAGCAAATTCATTGAGCGGGCGAAACGGTGGCGCTGGTTTTTCCCAGCGCCCTTCATCGGTACGTGTGGTCAAGAGACCTTTCCTGCCCTCCAGGGGCGGCAGTCCATATCTGCCCCGTGGCCTTCAGCCGGTGGGTGTGGCCTTAAAACCACTACCAACCACCGATAGCACGCCCATCGACATGGGTTCCACCATTTCGGGAGTGCGTCTGCTCGAGCATGGGGCTCCTCTGTTGAGGGGTAATCCTGATAGCGGTGAAGATGACGGGGAGGACGCTCCTCCATCGCCCAGTCCACCCAGAACGACTCTCCCGCCTCGCAGTGCTCTGCCCGCCACGCCTAAGCGTGTGGAACCGCAGCGACCAAAACTGAATCTCGACGAGCTCTACGAGAACGACTACGATGTGACATTGAACGATGCGCTTGATCCCACGCTGAAACCGCTCTCGCCccagcatccgcatcctcatTCGCATCAGCTTCcataccagcagcagcagcagcaatcgcagcGGCAATATGCTACCGCCTATAATCCATTTGCCTATCAGCCAGCGTATCAATCACCAACATCCGCTTCAGCATCCGCACCTGCATCCGCATCGCAAGCAGCGAGCTATCATAGTGATTCCTATTTCTCGTCGACAGATATACGCAGGCGGGCTATTGTCCCGGCGCAAACCGCGCGTCCACATCGACTCGAATACGCTGctgccggaggagcagccggcGGACCTTCCAGCGGAGGAGCCGTCTCCGGGTCGGGAGTGAGCCGGAGCCACCAGCCGCTGGGCGGACGGATTGCCCAGCATTTCTACGACGACTTTGCCTACTGA